A part of Cyanobacterium sp. T60_A2020_053 genomic DNA contains:
- a CDS encoding TMEM165/GDT1 family protein, giving the protein MSLEEEVKEIAQTEIPKNLKKYSFWSVFSSTFITIFVAEMGDKTQLSTLLLSAHSASPWVVFLGASLALIATSLLGVLLGYWLSKRLTPKILDLSLSLLLLLVAGGLIGDIL; this is encoded by the coding sequence ATGTCATTAGAAGAAGAAGTTAAGGAAATCGCCCAAACAGAAATACCAAAAAATCTCAAAAAATATAGTTTTTGGAGTGTATTTAGTTCTACTTTTATCACTATTTTTGTGGCTGAAATGGGGGATAAAACGCAACTTAGTACCCTTTTACTCTCAGCGCACTCCGCCTCACCTTGGGTAGTCTTCCTTGGGGCAAGTTTAGCCTTGATTGCCACCAGTTTGCTAGGAGTTTTATTGGGTTATTGGCTATCAAAAAGATTAACGCCTAAAATTCTTGATTTATCCTTATCTTTATTGCTTCTGTTGGTTGCGGGGGGATTAATTGGTGATATTCTTTAA
- a CDS encoding DUF2862 domain-containing protein — MEIGQKVKIRRLREKVSSEFIEKAQQQQTATIKSFKMTDGSGIGVFVEFADSTTGWFFEDEVVVVK; from the coding sequence ATGGAAATCGGACAAAAAGTAAAAATTCGCCGTTTAAGAGAAAAAGTATCTTCTGAGTTTATCGAGAAAGCACAACAACAACAAACTGCAACTATCAAATCTTTTAAAATGACTGATGGTAGTGGTATTGGTGTTTTTGTTGAGTTTGCTGACTCCACAACTGGTTGGTTTTTTGAAGATGAAGTAGTGGTTGTAAAATAA
- a CDS encoding histidine phosphatase family protein, whose amino-acid sequence MTTRVIIVRHGQSSYNAQKMIQGRCDESVITELGKQQAEKLGQTLAHVKFANIYSSPLQRATETAKIIQVHNTNNPALTILEKLREINLPLWEKWQKEDVIREYPDKYKLWKEKPHQLTMTENGREFYPILDLYAQAQEFWRVIIPKHSGETILITAHNGINRCLIMSALAMPPSRYHSIQQSNCCINVLNFTGNFGDVVQLESLNQTAHLGAAIPDFRPDSNSILRLLLVRHGETEWNRMSRFQGVKDIPLNENGKAQAQKARDFLQDVTIDFGVTSPLSRPKETAEIILEAHPHVNLTIKKDLEEISHGLWEGKLEAEIEAEYPGLLQQWKDAPETVQMPEGENLEQVWQRAVKAWLEIVAENLSSANKTGIVVAHDAINKVIICYLLGLQASNFWNIKQGNGAVTVIDYPHGKDGMPVLQAINLTNHLGGVFDQTAAGAL is encoded by the coding sequence ATGACTACTCGTGTAATTATTGTTCGTCATGGTCAAAGTAGCTATAACGCACAAAAAATGATTCAAGGGCGCTGTGATGAATCAGTAATCACGGAATTAGGCAAACAACAAGCCGAAAAATTGGGACAAACCCTCGCCCATGTTAAATTTGCCAACATTTATAGTAGCCCCTTACAAAGGGCAACAGAAACCGCTAAAATTATTCAGGTCCACAATACCAATAATCCAGCCTTAACCATTTTAGAAAAACTCAGAGAAATTAACCTTCCTTTGTGGGAAAAATGGCAAAAAGAAGATGTCATTAGAGAATATCCCGACAAATATAAATTGTGGAAAGAAAAACCCCACCAATTAACCATGACAGAAAATGGTAGGGAATTTTACCCCATTTTGGATTTATACGCCCAAGCGCAAGAATTTTGGCGCGTCATCATCCCTAAACATTCTGGAGAAACCATTTTAATCACCGCCCACAACGGCATCAATCGTTGCTTAATTATGAGCGCCCTTGCCATGCCACCGAGTCGTTATCATAGTATTCAACAATCAAACTGTTGTATTAATGTTCTCAATTTTACAGGTAATTTTGGCGATGTCGTGCAACTAGAATCATTAAATCAAACAGCGCACCTCGGCGCAGCCATTCCCGATTTTCGTCCCGATTCTAACTCCATATTAAGACTATTATTAGTACGTCATGGCGAAACGGAATGGAATAGAATGTCAAGATTTCAAGGGGTTAAAGATATTCCCCTCAATGAAAACGGTAAAGCGCAGGCGCAAAAAGCAAGGGATTTTCTCCAAGATGTGACCATTGATTTTGGTGTCACCAGCCCCCTTTCTCGCCCCAAAGAAACCGCCGAAATCATTTTAGAAGCCCATCCTCACGTTAATTTAACCATTAAAAAAGACTTAGAAGAAATTTCCCATGGCTTATGGGAAGGCAAATTAGAAGCGGAAATCGAGGCAGAGTATCCCGGCTTATTGCAACAGTGGAAAGATGCACCAGAAACGGTACAGATGCCAGAGGGTGAGAATTTAGAGCAAGTGTGGCAACGCGCGGTTAAAGCGTGGTTGGAAATTGTTGCGGAGAATCTCAGCAGTGCCAATAAAACAGGCATTGTAGTTGCCCATGATGCCATCAATAAAGTAATTATTTGTTATTTATTAGGGTTACAAGCTAGTAATTTTTGGAATATCAAACAGGGTAACGGTGCGGTAACGGTGATTGATTATCCCCACGGCAAAGATGGAATGCCTGTATTACAAGCAATTAATCTTACTAATCATTTGGGTGGTGTGTTTGATCAAACGGCAGCAGGGGCGCTGTAA
- the thiD gene encoding bifunctional hydroxymethylpyrimidine kinase/phosphomethylpyrimidine kinase — protein sequence MKSVVALTIAGSDSGGGAGIQADLKTFAFHRVHGASVITCITAQNTATVTAVMAVSPDMVKAQFDTVTADMEVRALKTGMLLNQGIIETVAQCLQGWHNNNIVVDPVMVSRGGDQLIDDEAVASLRNLLIPQGLLVTPNIFEAQLLSGVTINGIDDMKRSAEIIYNLGVKNVLVKGGGLSGTLKGADVFFDGDRFTLLQRPPVVTKNTHGTGCTLGAAITAHLALGYDLINAIAYAKDYVTMALEYALDVGEGAGPVGHFCSILPYVS from the coding sequence ATGAAAAGTGTAGTTGCGTTAACCATTGCTGGTTCTGATAGTGGGGGGGGCGCTGGAATACAAGCGGATTTGAAAACTTTTGCTTTTCATCGGGTGCATGGTGCTAGTGTCATCACCTGTATTACGGCTCAAAATACTGCCACTGTTACGGCGGTGATGGCGGTATCCCCTGACATGGTGAAGGCTCAATTTGACACCGTAACGGCTGATATGGAGGTAAGGGCGCTGAAAACTGGAATGCTCTTAAATCAAGGTATCATCGAGACGGTGGCTCAATGTTTACAAGGATGGCACAATAATAATATTGTAGTTGATCCTGTGATGGTCTCCCGTGGTGGTGATCAATTAATTGATGATGAGGCGGTGGCTTCTTTACGAAATCTTCTCATTCCCCAAGGGTTGTTAGTGACTCCTAATATTTTTGAGGCTCAATTATTGAGTGGTGTTACCATTAACGGCATTGATGATATGAAGCGTTCTGCGGAGATTATCTATAATTTGGGTGTCAAAAACGTTTTGGTGAAAGGTGGCGGTTTATCTGGTACGTTGAAGGGCGCTGATGTGTTTTTTGATGGTGATAGGTTTACTCTTTTACAGCGCCCTCCAGTGGTTACCAAAAATACTCACGGCACGGGATGCACCCTCGGCGCTGCCATTACTGCCCATTTAGCCTTGGGGTATGATTTAATTAACGCCATTGCCTATGCCAAGGATTACGTTACTATGGCGTTAGAATACGCTTTGGATGTGGGGGAGGGCGCTGGACCTGTGGGACATTTTTGCTCTATATTACCCTATGTAAGTTAG
- a CDS encoding DUF3119 family protein has protein sequence MTITSKPPQLLTTVELSPSFNLPIILVLGALGLMFIQPVVGAVIALFGLFLMIQAVLIKLKFTPVTLEVYRGDKLIRSFPYQQWQNWEIFWQPLPILFYFKEVNSIHFLPIIFEPKTLKDCLEKCFPKNN, from the coding sequence ATGACTATTACTTCTAAGCCTCCTCAATTATTAACTACTGTGGAGTTGTCTCCTAGCTTTAATCTACCTATTATTTTGGTGTTGGGGGCGCTAGGTTTGATGTTTATTCAGCCGGTGGTGGGCGCTGTTATTGCTTTATTTGGTTTGTTTTTAATGATTCAAGCTGTGTTAATTAAGCTCAAATTTACCCCTGTTACTTTGGAAGTATATCGAGGTGATAAGCTAATTAGAAGTTTTCCTTATCAGCAATGGCAAAATTGGGAGATTTTTTGGCAACCTCTGCCAATTTTATTTTATTTTAAAGAGGTTAATAGTATTCATTTTTTACCGATTATTTTTGAACCTAAAACCTTAAAAGATTGTTTAGAAAAATGTTTTCCTAAAAATAACTGA